Sequence from the Mycosarcoma maydis chromosome 4, whole genome shotgun sequence genome:
ACGTTGGGTGAATGAGAAAGTGCAGATACACCAGCGAGGTCTCACAGCTTCTGTACACAGACCCGCGTGGAGTGTCAAGCGTAGATAGCATCCACCGTAGTGTCAGGCGTCATGAATTCAGGCTGAAAACACAATCAACAAAGAGAGTGAGAAAAGCAAGCATGAGCCTCGCGTCTCTCACCAAGTGACAACAAGAGCCGTAAACGCAGCGATGACAAGCACAAACAGCAGATCGCTGAACAGCATGCCCAAAGCCGAATTGGTATGCTGTACAGGCTGGAAACTGCCGAACGAAGCCGAAGAGCCGTCCAACCTCGGAAGCGCCTCGTTGTTCGAGTTAGGCCCTGCAGTGGTGTTGGTCACCTGGTCCGGCTTGGCTGGAGGCGGAAGCACAATACCGGGCGTGTTGAAGTACGGCTGATTCTCGCTAGGGATGCTCGATTGACCGGAAGCCGGATCGGGACTGGAACCTTTAGGCTTGATGTAGAATTGCGATGAGCTATACAGCACCTTGTTCTCTGTTTCTCCCATCCACCAATGCAACGTTTCTCATCTATGATTCAGTCATCCTGCCTCATGCTTTCCGACCGTCGAACACCGCCTCCAACTATACAACTTACGCTTGTGATCATACTTGTTAGCATCGACAAACAACAAAGAGTATCcgctcgcagcagccaagcacgGAATATAGACCATCGCTGCATTGTCCGATCCCTGCAGAGCATTACCGATTTCAAAATCGTCGttcagcagcgtcttgtTCGAGTTGGTCAGCATAATGGTGACGATCTTGGGATCTGTGGTGTCGCTTTTCCATGTCATGTTGTTCCAACCGCAGGCGACCCAGTAGTTGGCAGGGCCAGGGAAGGTGATTTCAAACGCCGAGGCGGTAGCtgcgaggacgagcagccCCAGTAGAAAGACCGAGAGACGGATGGCTTGCGACATTTCTACAGTTGAGGGGGGAGATGGAAGGATCAGAGAGGGAAAAGAATGGAAAAAGAGGGAATGGAGCAGGGAGGTAGGGGATCAACTGCGGGCAGGCAGGGGACAGGGAACGATGGAGACGCAGCGAAGAGCGAAGAGCGAAGGGAAGCTGTGAGCCTTGCTCCTTATATCCCAGTCGAGCCTCGTAAACGGATAAGTGAGAGGTGGCGTGCTCTGTTCCTTCAGCCACTCATACTGGTGATGACCTTCCGCTGAGTCACTtcatcgccaccaccatGTCTCAATctcatcaacagcatctttggctgttgctgtccGATCATCGCAAAATCTCACCCACTCTTGCAATCTCCGCAAGCCCCTGTACAGTTGCAGATTTCCATATCTCCCCGCCACCAGCCGGCAGCATCAACCTCACACACGAGCGTATCCAACTGTTGACGCCCACTTTTCGTCTACCAGCCAGCGTTGAATGATTTATTGATCATGGCTTCATACCGAGCTTAACCCGACCTTGATCCGAGCTCTCATCCGACATTGAACGCAGGCGATAGAGTAGTAAACTCATAGACTGCGGCCGATCTTCCATCCAAGCAGACCAATAGGTCTCGAATTCATCTGCATAGCAGACCAGATCAGCGTTACAGTAATTCTCCTCAAATGTAAACAGAAAAGCCCATTGTTCGTGCATGAATATTGTATCGAGGCAAGCTGTGGGTGGAAGTCTGAACCCGGCTTTCGTGTGGGCTTTGCTGTCGATAGCGAAGGATCGTGGATGTCACCATGTAGACATGCCAGgatcaatcgtgaatcgtgaagctcattcgtgatttctgcTGGAAGGGGGATTTGTTTTGGATGATGTATAGTGTCAGACCGAGGTAGTTCTCGAGCTGGCAAATGGGAAATGCTCACGTGATGCAGCGATATACATGACAATCTCGAATCTGTGGAAATTTTTGAAGGATCGGACCCTTCTTTGCATTTTGTCTGCAACTCCACACCTGGATGTGAAGAACCTGTCGGTCGACACcttctcgtcctcttccatcAAGCTATACCGGGGACACCACACCACAAGGCAGCACTTTTTTCACCGCAACGTCACCACAACGAAACCGAGAGGACATATCGAATTCCTGCATCACTTTGACGAGCTAGTTTTGCGCACGATGAGGCTGCTAACACATAATCTGCTCGCGTGCCACGCAAAAGCATGCGCAACCACATCGAACAACTTCCCTCTTATTCTGAAAGACGTTCAGCTCGAACTCATCGAGGCGGAACCGAACGAAATATTCATCAAGGGCTTCCTCCCTAAACTTGATTGGCCAGCCCTTGTCAAGACAGCGAGGAGTTTGGGCGATACGACTTTGCCAGACCAGGGACCGGATCCTTCCAAGCCAttggaagacgaggcgCTCATCAAGTTGTTACATCATGTATTGCTCGAGGTAAGTTGCAGCTGTAATTTGAGCCAAGTTTGGTTGAGATGTGGCGGATATGAGAAGATTGACGAAAGCTCTTTGTTGGCACAATGACACGATGATGACAGATTCACGTGGTGGAAGGTCAAATGATCTGTCCAAACTGCTCGCACATCTACCAGATCCGAAGTGGTATTCCAAATAtgctgctggctgagcACGAGATTGGCAAGTGATGCATGGACACAACTCCGACCACCGGAAACGGCAGCTGGCTGAACTCGACGAAGCATGTATACGTACAGACGAGGCTTCGACCGGGTTTCGAGCTGTAGCATTGAATCAACGAGCACCTGTGGTTCCAATTGTAATTGTACCGAATTCATTGATCTGAGCACATGCGGCAAGTCCAGCTACGACTGGGTCGACAACTAGGGCTCAACACCAGATGTGAACGATAGCTGTCTTGTTTCCAGTTCTTGCGAGCCTTTTTTTTAGCGAAAAGTGCTTGAGCCTGCATTCTGTCGCTGCGATAGACATGATGCAAGCCGTATACCACAAAGTGGCGAAGCgtgagaatcacgaatcgtgaatgaaagAAGGTCCAGGATTCGAAAGTCGGAATCGGGCCAGATTAACGattgcaatcgtgaattttgcACTGTACGATTCGTAATCGGCGATGCGTTCTCGTTCATGGACGATGCACTGGCAGgactcacagactgtgAAATGCCACGCGTTGGAAATTCGAGGCGCAGGCACAGCGCTGCTGTCACACACAGACCAAGCAGCCAAACAAATACGCTGAGATCAACACTCTACCGCGCTGCTCCCTCCACTCCTACCATCCCGTTGACGTGATTTGGCTCCTCCTATCTTGCCTTGGCTTTCCTCTGACACATCAAGCTACCTTCAGCCAACAGTATCCACCGACATCACGGCTGCGAGCCTCATTTATCCGATCGCCGCGGCTAACAAAACCCCTTCATTTCATTATAGGACAACCCGCCCAAAACGCATCTTCCTGGACGAAACCATCACACATCCGATCACACCAGCGCTTTTTTCGACAAGCACGCAGCGCATTAGTACAACAACTGCCAAGGAACCAACACCTCCGTGGAAATCATGGCGTcgttcttctccttctcctcgccggtcgatgtcgacgtGCGGTtggaagacgaagatgcGCGAAAAcaggtcgagatcaagatggaCAAGGCGGGCAAGGAAAAGTGTCCCATCTACTTTGATGGGGAAAGTGTGAAAGGATCGGTACGTTGCTTCACGCCTCTCGTTTCTGAGAGCCGACAGCCAAGGAGCCGTACAACTAACAATCAACACTTGCATTTGTGACCGTGTGAATCGCGCACAACGACAGGTATCGGTGCGCGTACGCGATGGCAAGAAACTTGTACATGAGGGTATCAAGATCGAGTTTGTTGGCAGTATAGGTATGTCGCTCCCGATTCGCTGTCGAACATAGCTCTCAAAGACATAGACTGATGTTTTGAGCTCCGCGTTCTTTTGGCGGCATGTAACAGAAATGTTCTACGACCGCGGCAACCACTACGAATTCCTCTCGCTCGTACAGGAGCTCGCATCACCGGGAGAGATGAGGGCAGCACAAAACTTTGAATTCGAGTTCAAAAACGTCGAAAAGCAGTATGAAAGCTATAACGGCATCAATGTCAAGTTGAGGTATGTCCGCCTGCTCTCTCCCGTCCCTTTGATGCATGGCGTATCGCGTGTAACAATGCTGATGAAAACAATCTTTGTTGTTCTTGCGTGCGTTTCGCAAAAGGTATTATATTCGGGTCACGATATCAAGACGCTTGACCGATGTGGTCAAGGAACGCGATATCTGGGTCCACTCGTATCGCATGCCACCAGACTCGAAcaacgccatcaagatggaAGTCGGTATCGAGGATTGTTTGCACATCGAGTTTGAGTACAACAAGTCAAAGTAAGCCGTCATCGTTTCTGTTTCCGTAGTGAAACCTATCTGCTTTGTTGCTCGAACATGGATCTCACTCTGTTCTTACTGTTTCCGCGCTTGCAGATATCACCTGAAAGACGTCATTGTGGGCAAGATCTATTTCCTTCTCGTTCGAATCAAAATCAAGCACATGGAACTATCGATCATTCGACGCGAAACCACTGGCGCGGCGCCGAACCAGTACAACGAATCCGAGACCATCACCAAGTTCGAAATCATGGACGGTGCTCCCGTGCGAGGCGAGACTATTCCCATTCGTCTCTTCTTAGGTGGATTCGAACTGACTCCTACGTTCCGAGATGTCAACAAAAAGTTCAGCACGAGGTATTACCTGAATTTGGTGttgatcgacgaggagaaCAGGAGGTACTTTAAGCAACAGGAAATCACGGTGTTTAGAATCCCCGAAAACTAGCGTTTCAGCAGACGGCCTTGTGGTCGAAAGACAATGCAGTCATCACATACCCCAGCCGGAAGAGGTGAAGTTGGGCATCCGAATGTGATGGTATGGTCGAGACGACCTTCCAAAAATCATTTGGAATGACGGGCTCGTGAGTCGAGGCATGAGACGAATCGATGGAGCAAAGTGCACGCACCTCTTGAGCTTCACATGGAACCAACAAATTTCGCCGCGCTAGGATAATCGACATGGGTTCGGCCTTCCCTCTGTATCTGCTGAGACGTTCACGCCTCGAGTTTTCATTCAGATTCGATTCTGCGGTCAGACGCTCTGGCCATCCGATAACGTAAGGCCTCTTTCGCCCTCACGTCAAAAATTTAATCGGCGAAGCAGCTTTCAGGGGAGACATACGGTAATTGCAAGACAGAGAACACTCGACCCATCGGCTTGTCCAATATCGCCATGGGTTGCTCACTGAACAAGTTATACATCTGACCAAATTCAATCCCTTATCGTGGGCAAGATACTGGACAACGAGCTACTCAAAGCCTTGTTTCCCTCATCTCGGTAGGATTTGCAATTGTGAAACGATCAAGCAGCCAATGTCTTCATTCTGAGCAAACCTCATCGCACGTTCGATGCGGTCTGAGCATCGGCTAAGCTCATCTTTGCTGACAGTGAGTATCGCCTAGATGACTTACATCACATAGCCGTGTGCTGCATCGCAAGTACTGTGCTCTGCAGCCGTAGCGAGCGCTGACAGCATGCTTGCGCGCGTATATATCACCGTGTTGCCCCGACCGCCTGTGCTTTTACGACGACACCACTTTGACTCTATGCTCTGCGTGAAGTCGGCGGCGGTGTGCACATTTCCACTTCCGCATGTCGCTCCTGCCCCAACCCGACTCCTTTGGTGATGACACCGACTACAGGCGAGACACGACCCTG
This genomic interval carries:
- a CDS encoding RNA methylation protein TRM112 (related to TRM112 - subunit of tRNA methyltransferase complex) — translated: MRLLTHNLLACHAKACATTSNNFPLILKDVQLELIEAEPNEIFIKGFLPKLDWPALVKTARSLGDTTLPDQGPDPSKPLEDEALIKLLHHVLLEIHVVEGQMICPNCSHIYQIRSGIPNMLLAEHEIGK
- a CDS encoding putative vacuolar protein sorting/targeting protein, whose amino-acid sequence is MASFFSFSSPVDVDVRLEDEDARKQVEIKMDKAGKEKCPIYFDGESVKGSVSVRVRDGKKLVHEGIKIEFVGSIEMFYDRGNHYEFLSLVQELASPGEMRAAQNFEFEFKNVEKQYESYNGINVKLRYYIRVTISRRLTDVVKERDIWVHSYRMPPDSNNAIKMEVGIEDCLHIEFEYNKSKYHLKDVIVGKIYFLLVRIKIKHMELSIIRRETTGAAPNQYNESETITKFEIMDGAPVRGETIPIRLFLGGFELTPTFRDVNKKFSTRYYLNLVLIDEENRRYFKQQEITVFRIPEN